In Eupeodes corollae chromosome X, idEupCoro1.1, whole genome shotgun sequence, the following proteins share a genomic window:
- the LOC129953235 gene encoding uncharacterized protein K02A2.6-like yields the protein MRRNGRGATNQLEEETDAENICVDEICHISDELLQIDDPSQVTLRSKMCCELIVNDIPFIFQIDTGSPVTVVGLSDAKKQFGKLHLQKNDTELVSFCGKKLECFGYVNVKVKTKQNVVNLKMYIVRSQRNPLLCREWLRQIKLDWGQLFEKQLDTVMQIQQDKAKFSVIDELVNKYPKVFSKTAGKIAGIQARLHMKENASPIFIKARRVAFPLIKAVEDELENLVASDILETVDTCEWATPIVAVRKRNNQVRICGDYKATVNKFLNIDEYPLPSIDELFTSMAGEKKFTKIDLAKAYLQLEIHPDGRDYLTLSTHKGLYRPKRMMFGIACAPEKWQRHMEQILSDIPGVKVFLDDIKITAENDSVHLQRLEEVLRRLNHYNMRVNLDKSEFMVDRIEYCGYMIDCNGIHKMRSKIDAIQNMKKPSNKDEVRAFVGLINYYGRFLKGFSEAGDEPAADAGGSGKENNQEVLGRSERQRRKLDIWGYEKI from the coding sequence ATGAGACGAAATGGAAGAGGAGCTACAAATCAATTAGAAGAAGAGACCGATGCCGAGAACATTTGTGTTGATGAAATCTGCCACATATCAGATGAGCTTTTGCAAATCGACGACCCAAGCCAGGTAACACTTCGTTCCAAAATGTGTTGCGAACTTATTGTTAATGacattccttttatttttcaaatagatACTGGGTCACCTGTAACTGTTGTCGGTCTATCAGATGCAAAGAAACAATTTGGCAAacttcatttacaaaaaaacgatACGGAGCTGGTTAGTTTTTGCGGAAAGAAGCTGGAATGCTTTGGTTATGTTAACGTCAAGgttaaaacaaagcaaaacgtGGTTAACCTCAAAATGTACATCGTTCGATCGCAACGAAACCCTTTGCTTTGTCGTGAATGGCTTCGACAGATCAAATTAGATTGGGGTCAACTTTTCGAAAAACAATTAGATACAGTAATGCAAATACAACAAGACAAAGCTAAATTCTCAGTAATTGACGAACTAGTTAATAAGTACCCTAAGGTATTTTCCAAAACAGCAGGAAAAATTGCAGGAATACAGGCACGGTTACATATGAAAGAAAATGCCTCCCCGATTTTCATCAAAGCGCGTCGCGTGGCATTTCCATTAATAAAAGCggttgaagatgagctggagAACTTAGTAGCAAGCGATATTTTGGAAACAGTGGATACGTGTGAGTGGGCTACACCGATAGTTGCTGTTCGCAAGCGAAATAACCAAGTTCGAATCTGTGGCGATTATAAAGCCACagtcaacaaatttttaaatatcgatGAATATCCGTTGCCATCAATTGATGAACTATTCACCTCAATGGCTGgggaaaaaaaatttacaaaaatcgaCCTGGCCAAAGCCTACTTGCAGTTAGAAATACACCCAGATGGTCGTGATTATCTAACGTTGAGCACCCATAAAGGGTTATATCGGCCTAAAAGAATGATGTTTGGGATCGCGTGTGCACCAGAAAAATGGCAACGGCATATGGAGCAAATTTTGAGTGATATCCCAGGTGTAAAAGTGTTTTTAGATGACATAAAAATCACAGCGGAAAATGATTCGGTTCACTTACAGCGTTTGGAAGAAGTACTTCGAAGATTAAATCATTACAATATGCGAGTGAATTTGGATAAGTCTGAATTTATGGTAGATCGTATAGAATATTGTGGGTATATGATAGACTGCAATGGAATTCATAAAATGAGAAGCAAAATTGACGCGatacaaaacatgaaaaagCCAAGCAATAAAGACGAAGTAAGAGCTTTCGTGGGTCTCATAAATTACTATGGAAGATTTTTAAAAGGGTTTT